The DNA sequence GACCTTGTTCGGCGAACCGGCGACGGCGGTGAGCTCGGCGGCCGAGATGCCGGCCCGCAGTAGCTCGTCCGGGTCGAGCGGCCGCGTCGGCACGCCCTGCGACTCGAGCGCGTTGCGCACCCGCGAAAGCGCGCCGATCAGCGCGCGGTGGGCGCCGACGACGCCGCCGCCGCGCTCCCGGATCGCCGCCGGGCAGCGCTTCGGGTCCAGCCGGATCGCGACCCACGTCGTCCGCCGCGCCGCCGCGGGCAGCGGCCCCAGCACCTCCATGTAGGAGCTGAGCGCCGGCGAGTCCGACGGCAGCGCCGCGCTGCCCGGGTAGCAGTGCCAGATCATCTGGATGGAGTCGAGCACGACGCCGCGGTCTTCGAGGCACGGGGCGAGCGCCGACAGCGGCAGGCTGGGCGCGCCGCCGGCCTGGGTGATCAGCGCCGGCGTCGGCTCGACGAGCAGCACCGCCGTCCACGTGCCGTCGTTCCAGGCGAGGCCGACCTGCTGGCGCTCGTGGTCGACGCCGTGCGCCACGACGAGGTCCGGCACCGCGATGCGGAGCAGGTTCACGCGGGCGTCGTCCGGGCCGGTCACCGTGGTCTCTTCGGCCGCCAGCTCCTCGACGGTGCTCGGCGGCAGCGGGTTCGCGGTCCGGTCGTGGGACCGGAACGAGTAGCGCATCGTGAGGCCGATCCACTGGGTGAACCAGCGGCCGCGCCAGCGCAGCAGCGCGACGATCAGGGCGAAGCCGACGATGCCGATCCCGACGTACTTGAGCGACATGTCGATCGCGAGCAGCACCAGCCCGATCGCGAGGCCGACCTCGAGCACGACGAGGTTCGCCACCGGGAGCGGGCCGAGGTTGACGCCGGACGAGCGGCGCCGCGCCGGCGGGGCCAGCCGCGTCGCGCCGGACGGGGGAGCGGGGCTGCCGCTGTCTTCGGGTCCCTGCGGGCCGCTCGGGCCGCCAGGCCCACCAGGACCGCCGGGGCCACCGGGACCGCCGCCACCGGGACCACCCGGGCCACCGGGACCGCCGCCACCGGGACCACCCGGGCCGCCAGGCCCACCAGGGCCACCAGGACCGGGGCCGCCGGGCCGCCCACCGGGACCGGGGCCGGGACCACCGGGACCGGGACCACCAGGACCACGCGGGGGCATGCCGGGACCGCCCGGGCCACCGGGACCGCCACCGGGCCCACCGGGCCCACCGGGTCCGCCAGGTCCACCGGGGACGCCTCCGGGGCCACCGGGACCACCGGGTCTCACCGGACGCGGCGGCGGGCCCGGCTGGCGGCCGGGCGGCGGGGGCCCGGGCGGGCCAGGCGGACGTGGAGGGTTGGTGACGGACATCCGCGCTTTCTCTTCCCCTCGTGCTTGCTGCGTACCCGGAAGCCGGGTCCCGGGGTGTCCGACACTAGCTTGAGTTGGTAGAAACCCCACACCAGACGGTCCCCGTACGGCTATCCTGCGGAACCGTACCGCGACGGGGAGAGCTGTAGGTCGAGAATGCCATCAACACCCACGACTAAGTCTCAGGTTCAGGCGTATCAGTTCGTCCTACGGAGGATGCAGTCGGCGCTGGTCCGGCGGGACGCCGTGATGCTGCACGACCCGATGCGCACCCACACGAGGGCCACCATCGTGGGGGTCGTGCTGGGCGCGCTGGGCATGATCGTGTTCGTCGTCTGGGGCCTGCTCAGCCCGGCGCCTTCGGTGCCCGAGGCCGGGAACATCGTGATCGGCGAGCAGTCCGGCACGGTGTACGTCGTGACGGGCAACCCGAAGAGGCTCATCCCCACGTTCAACCTCGCGTCCGCGCGCCTCCTGCTGCTGGCGCAGCAGAAGCAGTCGAGCGCGGGCAGCGGCGGCGCGACCGCGGCACCGGCCGCGCCCGCGGCGGCGAGCCCGGCGAGTGTGAAGAACCCCACGGTCGTTTCGGACGCGCAGCTGGAGTCCATTCCGCGCGACAAACTCACCGGAATTCCGGACGGCCCGCAGCTGATCCCGTCGGATTCGCAGCGCATTTCCCCGAATTGGGCGGTGTGCGACCAGGTCCAGCTCGACACGTCACTGCCGAACCCCGACACCGGCAGGACCAACACCTACGTCTTCGGCGGCATCGCGCCGTCCGGGCTCGGCACCGAACTGGGTGAGAACGAGGCGTTGCTGGCGAAGGCCGACAACGGCAAGACCTACCTCGTCTACCGCCTGCCGAGCTCGCGGAACCGGCCGAACGCCAACACCGTGCGCGCGGAGATCGACGTCGACAACGCCAACGACGCCGTCCGGACGGCGCTGCAGCTGCCGCCGACGGCGCGGAAGATCACGCCGGGCCTGCTGAACGCGATCCCGGAGGTCGCGAAGCTGTCGCCGCCGCAGATCCCGAGCGGCCAGGCCCCGGCCGACTTCGACGGCCTGACCGCCGGCGACGTCTTCTCCACGCAGCCGACCGGCGCGCAGCCGGACTACTGGGCGATCACGACCACCGGCATCCAGAAGGTGTCCAACGCGGTCGCCGACATCATCCGCGTCGCGAAGAACGGCAGCGCGGGCCGGATCCAGGTCCTCGGCCTGGACAAGCTGGCCGGTGTGCGCGTGCTGCAGCCCACCGACAAGGACTACATCGCGGTCGACGACTTCCCGCGGTCGGTCCCGACGGTCCTCGACGCGACGAAGAACTCGTCGGTCGCCTGCCTGGGCTGGTCCCTGGTCGGGTCCGGCACCGACCGGGACGCGCACACCTCGGTGTACGTCGACACGCAGCTGCCGGGCCAGAAGGGCACCGGCGACAAGTTCACCCCGATGACGGTGACCACGCCGGGCCCGAACCGCGTGCCGATCAACGGCTTCTACCTCAAGCCGGGCTTCGCCGCGGTGGTCCAGTCCGCGACCGGCAAGGACAGCTTCGGCAAGGGCGCCATCCAGCTGATCTCCGACCGGGGGATCCGCTACAGCGTCCCGGACGCGGCGACGGCGGACGCGATCGGCCTGAACAACCGGCAGCCCGCGCCCGAGTCGGTCATCGGGCTGCTGCCGACCGGGGCGTCGCTGAACACCCAGGACGTGCGCAAGCAGTTCGACTCCGTGCCGATCGACCCGAACGCCGGCTCGTTCGCGACGCCGACCGCCCCGGCGGGGAACTGACCGGAACCGCCGGTCCGCCGCGGGCGTCACACGCCCACACGCAACAGCTGAGCGGAGGTGCCGTGGCCGGCTTGAGGATGGACGGCGTCGTCGTCGCCGAGTACGCCAAGACGGCCGAGGCGGCCGCAGGCGACTTGGACGCGGCGGCGGGCGAGATCGGGGGCGAAGGCGTTTCCGCGGAGTCCTACGGGCCGCTGGGGGCCGGGATCGGCCTCGGCGCGTCGTACGGGCGCGCGGCCGGGGCGCTGCGGCGGCAGCTGACCGACGGCGCGGAAGCGCTGCGCTCGGCCGCGGAGGCGCTGCGGCAGGTCACGGTGCGCCACGACGGCCAGGACGCCGACGCCGCCGAGCTGATCAAGCGGGCCGGGAGGCTCGAAGGATGATCGCCGAGAGCTCGACCGAGTCCATCCCGCACCCCTTGGCGAAGCAGCAGCCGGTCGCGGTGGCCGTGCCGCAGGGCGAGGACATCACCGCGGCGGCCGAGCCGTACCTGGGCTACCTCACCGACCTCGCCCGGCAGCTGGGTGTCCTCGATCCCGTCGAGACGTACTTCCGCCCGCTGATCGGCCGCTGGGCCGACCTCGGCGCCGAAGCGGACCGCCTGCGCCAGGCGGCGTCCGTCGCGGCCGAGGTCTCCTCGCGGCTCGACGACCAGCTGGGCCGCCTCGACGCGGGCTGGGAGGGGCGCGACGCGGACTCGTTCGTGGCCTACATCCGCGAAATCGGCGCTGCGGGCGGCGACCTCGAGGAAGCGCTGAACGTCCTGGCGGGCGCGCTCGACGAGCTGGTCGAGTCGGTCCGCCACGTCGTCGTCGACCTCGTCGAAGTCCTGGTGGACACGGCGGACCTGACGTCGGAGACGATGCTCCTCCCGAGCGGCGGCGCCCGGCGGGCGCGGGCCCAGCTGGCGGAGACGCAGGAGTCGGCGAAGGCGCTGTACGAGACCGCGCGGGACGTGATGGAGGCGTTCGACCGGCTCTGCGACGGCGTCGACGACCCCGACGCGGCTTCGCGGAGCATCGAGATCCGGCACCGGTACCCGCAGGAGCGGTTCAAGCTGCACGACGGCGCGCTGAACGACGCCGCGGCCGAGGAAGCGACGACGCCGTCGTCGGCCGGGGCTTCGGACGAGGTCACGTCGCCGTCTTCGGCCGAGCCGAAGCACACCGGCGCGGGCACCCCGGACACCGCGCAGCCCGCCGACGCCCCGCCGCCCGCGCCCGCCCCGGAGCACGCGGCGAACCAGACGACGTCGGGTGTCCCGATGATGCCGATGATGGGCTTCGGCGCGTTCGGCGGCGGTGGCCAGGGCCGGCGTCAGCCGAAGACGCGGCCGGTGACGAAGCCGTCGGAGCTGCTGGGCGAGCCCGGGCTGGTCGCCCCGCCGGTGATCGGCGAAGACGAGAAGCCGGCGCAGGACCAGAAGAAGCCGCCGGCGCAGTGATTTCCCGTGGCCCGCGCGGGAAGCGCGGGCCACGGGCCGTCGTCAGCGGCGGGCCGGCCCGGTTTCGGCCGGGCGGTTGCGGCGGATCGTGTGCATCACGAACAGCGTGATCAGCAGCGCCACCACACCACCGCCGGTCCCCGCCAGCGCCACGATCACCGGGGTCGAGCTGCGGTCGTTCGCCGGGGGCAGCTGGGCCATCTGCTGGGACGGGATCGGGGCCATGCCGCCGACCTCGGAGGGGAGGGTCGCCGTCAGCGCGGCCACCGGGTCGATCACGCCGAAGCCGACGAAGTTGTCCCGCCCGCCCGGTGCGGCCGGGTGCTGCGCCGTCTCCTTGATGCGGTTGACGATGCCCCGCCCGTCGAGGTTCGGGAACTTCGCCTTGACCAGCGCCGCCAGGCCGGCGACGTACGGCGCCGCGAAGCTGGTGCCCTGGATCTCGCTGGCCTTGTCGCCGCTTTCGAACGTCAGGTTCGCCAGGCCGTTGGAGCCTTCGGCGGGGTCGAGCGAAATGATCTTCGTGCCGGGTGCCGCGACCCCGACCCACGGGCCGTGCACGCTGAACGCGGCCACGCCGCCGGTTTCGTCGATCGCGCCCACCGACAGGACGTCGTCGGCGAACCACGGCGGCGTCACGATCGTCTTCGGCTTCTTCGCGTCGGGCTGGTCGTTCTGCGGGCAGGTGTCCGTCGCGTTGCCCGCGGCGGCGATGATCACGACGCCCTTCTCCGCCGCGAAGTGCACGGCGGCCTGGACCTGCTGCTCGCCTTCGGTGATCGACCCGGTCGCCGGACGGCAGTTGTCGACCGACATGTTGATGATGTCGGCTTCGTTGCGCTCGGCGATGCCGCGGATGATCTCGGCCAGCGTCTTCAGCGTGCCCGCGGTGCCGGCCTTCTCCAGCTGGCGCCCGCCGTTGGACTGCCCGGGCGAGGTCTGATCGCCTTCGCTGCTCCCGCCACCACCGCCGCTGGGCGGCAGCGACGATTCCGACCCGGACGGCGGGTTGGTGCTCGACGAGGGCGTGCCCCCGGTGCTGGACGACGGCGGCGGTGCCGCCGTCTCGGTGTTGGGCTCGTAGTTCTCGCTCAGCTGGCGGTAGGACACGATCGTCGCGTCCGGGGCGACGCCGACGAACCCGACCTCGGGGTTGTCCGGCTTGCCCGCGATGATCCCGGCGACCTCGGTGCCGTGGCCGTCGCAGTCCTCGAGCCCCGGCGGCTGGTTCTTCGTCGTCGGGGCGACGTAGTCACCGCCGGGCAGGAGGTTGGGCAGCCAGGGGTGCCGCGTCACGCCGGTGTCGACCACCGCGACCCGGACGCCCTTGCCCGCGCCGCCGCCGGTGGCCGCCTTGACGATGTCCTGCGCCTTGGAGATCTGCAGGTACTCCTGGCCCCACGGCCGGTTCTTGAGCACGATGTTCTCGCCGAGGCTGCGCTGCACGCAGCCCTTCGACTGCTTGTAGCTCTTGTCCGGCTTGCGCTCGTCCGGGATCAGCTTGCCCGGGTCGACCGGCGGCGGGGTCGCGAAGTAGCCGTCGGCCGCCGTCTGCGCCCACCCCGGCACCGCGATCGCCAGTGGCGACAGGACGCCGATCGTGCCGGCCAGCAAAGCCGTCGTGGTCCGCCGTGCCACTGACATCCGAGATTCACCCGATCCGGTCACTTGAAGTTCAGGTGCCGCAGGGTGGTGTAGAGGTCCATCACACCCAGGGCGAGCGGGAGCACCGACGCGATGCAGAGCGCCTCGATGATCTCCACGGTCCGGCGCAGCGGCGGCGAGAAGCGCTGGTTCGGGAAGATCACGCCGACCACGAGCGCGCCCGCGGCGAGCAGGATCAGCGCGCCGAAGACGTAGAGCAGGCGGTTCTGGGCGCTCGCCGAGACCAGCCAGCCGATGCCGATCCCGGTCGCCGAGACCAGGCCGGTGGTGAGCAGGGCGATGGCCTGGCTGCCGTTGGCGTACGCGCGGGCGCGCAGCAGCAGGACGAGCGTCGCGACGACGCCGAGGATGATCCCGAACGCGCCGGGCGCGCTCGCGGCGATCACCGCGGAGATGGCGACCGTGGCGCCGCAGCCGACCATCAGGCCGGTCATGTAGTTGTGCGCGACCGCCGTGCGGCGTTCGATCGCCCGGTAGTCGGGGAAGCCGGAGTCTTCCTTCAGCTCTTCCGCGTTGCTCGGGACGTGCGGCAGCGGCAGCTTCGCGAGCCAGATCGTGGCGCGCGGCAGGATGGAGATGCAGGCGAGGGCGACCGCGACGGTGCCGGCCGCGATGCCGGCCGCCGGGTGCGCGATGAGCGTGCCGAAGAGGAACGCCAGCGCCCCGAAGGTGCCGGCGGTGGCCGCCGCGATGAACGTCGTGATGCCGGCGCCGATGACCATGATGCAGACGGACGCGACGATGATCACGAGGACCGCGCCGAGCAGCAGGTTCGCCCGCAGGGACAGGCCGGGCACGATGTAGAAGCCGCTGACGAAGGCCAG is a window from the Amycolatopsis sp. cg9 genome containing:
- the eccB gene encoding type VII secretion protein EccB; its protein translation is MPSTPTTKSQVQAYQFVLRRMQSALVRRDAVMLHDPMRTHTRATIVGVVLGALGMIVFVVWGLLSPAPSVPEAGNIVIGEQSGTVYVVTGNPKRLIPTFNLASARLLLLAQQKQSSAGSGGATAAPAAPAAASPASVKNPTVVSDAQLESIPRDKLTGIPDGPQLIPSDSQRISPNWAVCDQVQLDTSLPNPDTGRTNTYVFGGIAPSGLGTELGENEALLAKADNGKTYLVYRLPSSRNRPNANTVRAEIDVDNANDAVRTALQLPPTARKITPGLLNAIPEVAKLSPPQIPSGQAPADFDGLTAGDVFSTQPTGAQPDYWAITTTGIQKVSNAVADIIRVAKNGSAGRIQVLGLDKLAGVRVLQPTDKDYIAVDDFPRSVPTVLDATKNSSVACLGWSLVGSGTDRDAHTSVYVDTQLPGQKGTGDKFTPMTVTTPGPNRVPINGFYLKPGFAAVVQSATGKDSFGKGAIQLISDRGIRYSVPDAATADAIGLNNRQPAPESVIGLLPTGASLNTQDVRKQFDSVPIDPNAGSFATPTAPAGN
- a CDS encoding S8 family serine peptidase is translated as MSVARRTTTALLAGTIGVLSPLAIAVPGWAQTAADGYFATPPPVDPGKLIPDERKPDKSYKQSKGCVQRSLGENIVLKNRPWGQEYLQISKAQDIVKAATGGGAGKGVRVAVVDTGVTRHPWLPNLLPGGDYVAPTTKNQPPGLEDCDGHGTEVAGIIAGKPDNPEVGFVGVAPDATIVSYRQLSENYEPNTETAAPPPSSSTGGTPSSSTNPPSGSESSLPPSGGGGGSSEGDQTSPGQSNGGRQLEKAGTAGTLKTLAEIIRGIAERNEADIINMSVDNCRPATGSITEGEQQVQAAVHFAAEKGVVIIAAAGNATDTCPQNDQPDAKKPKTIVTPPWFADDVLSVGAIDETGGVAAFSVHGPWVGVAAPGTKIISLDPAEGSNGLANLTFESGDKASEIQGTSFAAPYVAGLAALVKAKFPNLDGRGIVNRIKETAQHPAAPGGRDNFVGFGVIDPVAALTATLPSEVGGMAPIPSQQMAQLPPANDRSSTPVIVALAGTGGGVVALLITLFVMHTIRRNRPAETGPARR
- a CDS encoding WXG100 family type VII secretion target is translated as MIAESSTESIPHPLAKQQPVAVAVPQGEDITAAAEPYLGYLTDLARQLGVLDPVETYFRPLIGRWADLGAEADRLRQAASVAAEVSSRLDDQLGRLDAGWEGRDADSFVAYIREIGAAGGDLEEALNVLAGALDELVESVRHVVVDLVEVLVDTADLTSETMLLPSGGARRARAQLAETQESAKALYETARDVMEAFDRLCDGVDDPDAASRSIEIRHRYPQERFKLHDGALNDAAAEEATTPSSAGASDEVTSPSSAEPKHTGAGTPDTAQPADAPPPAPAPEHAANQTTSGVPMMPMMGFGAFGGGGQGRRQPKTRPVTKPSELLGEPGLVAPPVIGEDEKPAQDQKKPPAQ
- the eccD gene encoding type VII secretion integral membrane protein EccD, whose product is MTVVAPSTRIDVALPADVAVADLLPMLLDMAKETSPDGGARHGGWALAKLGDAPLDPSRTLASLGVVDGELLQLRKRNENPPPPLYDDVVDAIAESSPDSFRPWTKETANRFGHVAGGLALVVAAVALFMSGSFYGGSALGAAIAGGIGAIACVAVGATLAKGYQAEATGVLIAAAGGLPLAFVSGFYIVPGLSLRANLLLGAVLVIIVASVCIMVIGAGITTFIAAATAGTFGALAFLFGTLIAHPAAGIAAGTVAVALACISILPRATIWLAKLPLPHVPSNAEELKEDSGFPDYRAIERRTAVAHNYMTGLMVGCGATVAISAVIAASAPGAFGIILGVVATLVLLLRARAYANGSQAIALLTTGLVSATGIGIGWLVSASAQNRLLYVFGALILLAAGALVVGVIFPNQRFSPPLRRTVEIIEALCIASVLPLALGVMDLYTTLRHLNFK
- the eccE gene encoding type VII secretion protein EccE produces the protein MANLVVLEVGLAIGLVLLAIDMSLKYVGIGIVGFALIVALLRWRGRWFTQWIGLTMRYSFRSHDRTANPLPPSTVEELAAEETTVTGPDDARVNLLRIAVPDLVVAHGVDHERQQVGLAWNDGTWTAVLLVEPTPALITQAGGAPSLPLSALAPCLEDRGVVLDSIQMIWHCYPGSAALPSDSPALSSYMEVLGPLPAAARRTTWVAIRLDPKRCPAAIRERGGGVVGAHRALIGALSRVRNALESQGVPTRPLDPDELLRAGISAAELTAVAGSPNKVTLQERWSGVTAAGIGHASYAITGWPKGKISGSLDALTSVRALSATLAMSISPASDEGKIGLRGVVRVSARNPRELDAADQRLNALSERLGVDLTPLRGLQVSAFAATLPIGGTA